The Noviherbaspirillum saxi genome includes a window with the following:
- a CDS encoding CaiB/BaiF CoA transferase family protein — translation MTVLKGIKIIELAGIGPGPFCGMLLADLGADVIVIERPGGGDLPAAITRRGKRSVALDLKSPESIETVLRLIESADALIEGMRPGVMERLGLGPDVCLSRNPRLVYGRMTGWGQDGPLAQAAGHDTNYIALSGALWYASEAGQPPVAPPTLVGDLGGGALYLAVGILAGILNARSSGQGQVVDAAIVDGSAHLMNLMLDLIGGGLGSEQRGTSLLDGPHWYTTYRCADGRDITVGALEPKFYRLLLEKLGLQNDPRFASQNKTAQWPQQKQQLAELFATKSREEWCALLEGSDACFAPVLAPSEAARHPHIAQRKIYSEEGGLLQANPAPRFSSSPAAATRPVPKVGEHTQQVLEENTKSSR, via the coding sequence ATGACCGTACTCAAAGGCATAAAAATCATCGAACTCGCCGGCATCGGCCCCGGCCCGTTCTGCGGCATGCTGCTGGCCGACCTCGGCGCCGACGTCATCGTCATCGAGCGACCGGGCGGCGGCGACTTGCCGGCGGCGATCACGCGACGCGGCAAGCGCTCGGTCGCGCTCGACCTGAAATCGCCTGAGTCAATCGAAACCGTGCTGCGCCTGATCGAGAGCGCCGACGCGCTGATCGAAGGCATGCGCCCCGGCGTGATGGAGCGCCTTGGTCTCGGTCCCGACGTGTGCCTGTCGCGCAACCCGCGCCTCGTGTACGGACGCATGACCGGCTGGGGCCAGGACGGCCCGCTGGCGCAGGCAGCCGGCCATGACACCAACTACATCGCGCTGTCGGGCGCGCTCTGGTATGCCAGCGAAGCGGGGCAGCCGCCGGTGGCGCCGCCGACATTGGTGGGCGACCTGGGTGGCGGCGCACTGTATCTCGCGGTCGGCATCCTGGCCGGCATCCTGAACGCGCGCAGCAGCGGGCAAGGGCAGGTGGTCGATGCCGCGATCGTCGATGGCTCGGCGCACCTGATGAACCTGATGCTGGATCTGATCGGTGGCGGCCTGGGCAGCGAGCAGCGCGGCACGTCGCTGCTCGACGGCCCGCACTGGTATACCACCTACCGCTGCGCCGACGGGCGCGACATTACGGTCGGTGCGCTGGAGCCGAAGTTCTACCGGCTGCTGCTGGAAAAACTCGGCCTGCAAAACGATCCGCGTTTTGCTAGTCAGAACAAGACAGCGCAATGGCCGCAGCAGAAGCAGCAACTGGCCGAATTGTTCGCGACCAAATCGCGCGAAGAATGGTGCGCGCTGCTCGAAGGCAGCGACGCCTGCTTCGCGCCGGTGCTCGCGCCGTCGGAAGCGGCGCGCCATCCGCATATCGCACAACGGAAAATCTACAGCGAGGAGGGCGGCCTGCTGCAGGCCAATCCGGCCCCGCGCTTTTCAAGCTCGCCGGCGGCTGCAACACGGCCGGTCCCGAAAGTCGGCGAGCATACGCAGCAAGTATTGGAAGAGAACACGAAATCAAGCCGATAG
- a CDS encoding long-chain-fatty-acid--CoA ligase, translating to MLGQMQDKPLLISSLLEHAERFHPNVEIVTKTIEGPIHRCNWRELGERSRRLAIALQKQGIKQGSMVATLATNTYRHLELYFAVMGIGAVLHTINPRLSPEHLEYIVNHAEDEMLFFDLPFAPLVEKLQSRFPTVKRFYALANQDSVVKAAPDIRDFSGYETLFADTPADPSFTWPQFDERSASTLCYTSGTTGNPKGVLYSHRSTIVHNCVVSLPDSLGVSADSTILLVVPLFHVNAWGLPYAAAMTGAKLVLPGPHLDGKSIYDLLRDERVTLAAGVPTVWQMLFQHVDANGLKPREDLCLKDAVVGGSAAPRVMIERFDRDFGTFLLHAWGMTEMSPLGVVCRLLPKHAALPAAQRYDVQMKQGRAVYGVQLKIVDEEGRRLPHDGKASGRLMVSGPWIVDRYFKSESNDLLDAEGFFDTGDISTIDEDGYICLVDRSKDVIKSGGEWISSIDLENTAVGCPGVAMAAVIALPHPKWQERPLLVCVKKPGAEVDKAAVLAYLDGKIAKWWTPDDVVFVDALPMTATGKIYKLGLRQKFKDYQLPG from the coding sequence ATGCTAGGCCAAATGCAGGACAAACCGCTGCTGATTTCATCGCTGCTCGAGCACGCGGAACGTTTCCATCCGAATGTCGAAATCGTCACCAAGACGATCGAAGGACCGATCCACCGCTGCAACTGGCGCGAACTCGGCGAGCGTTCGCGCCGCCTTGCGATCGCCTTGCAAAAGCAGGGCATCAAGCAGGGCAGCATGGTGGCGACGCTGGCGACGAATACCTATCGCCATCTCGAACTGTATTTCGCCGTGATGGGAATCGGTGCTGTCCTGCACACGATCAATCCGCGCCTGTCGCCAGAACATCTTGAATACATTGTCAACCATGCGGAAGACGAAATGCTGTTCTTCGACCTGCCATTCGCGCCGCTGGTCGAAAAGCTGCAATCTCGCTTCCCGACGGTCAAGCGTTTCTACGCGCTCGCAAATCAGGATTCGGTAGTCAAGGCTGCGCCGGACATTCGTGATTTCAGCGGCTACGAAACCCTGTTCGCTGATACACCGGCCGATCCTTCATTCACCTGGCCGCAATTCGATGAGCGTTCTGCATCGACGCTGTGCTACACCTCGGGCACGACCGGCAATCCGAAAGGCGTGCTGTATTCGCACCGCTCGACGATTGTGCATAACTGCGTCGTCAGCCTGCCCGACTCCCTCGGGGTGTCGGCCGACTCGACGATCCTGCTGGTGGTGCCACTGTTTCACGTCAACGCATGGGGCCTGCCGTATGCGGCGGCGATGACCGGCGCCAAGCTGGTGCTGCCCGGCCCGCACCTGGACGGCAAGAGCATCTACGACTTGCTGCGCGATGAGCGCGTCACGCTGGCTGCCGGCGTGCCGACGGTCTGGCAGATGCTGTTCCAGCATGTCGATGCCAACGGTTTGAAGCCGCGTGAAGACCTGTGCCTGAAGGATGCAGTGGTTGGCGGTTCGGCCGCGCCGCGCGTGATGATCGAACGCTTTGACCGCGACTTTGGCACCTTTCTGCTGCATGCGTGGGGCATGACCGAAATGAGCCCGCTCGGCGTGGTCTGCCGCCTGCTGCCCAAGCACGCCGCTCTGCCGGCGGCGCAGCGCTACGACGTCCAAATGAAGCAGGGCCGCGCCGTGTATGGCGTACAGCTCAAGATCGTCGACGAGGAAGGCCGCCGGCTGCCGCACGACGGCAAGGCTAGCGGCCGCTTGATGGTCAGCGGACCGTGGATCGTCGATCGCTACTTCAAAAGCGAAAGCAATGATTTGCTCGATGCGGAAGGTTTCTTCGACACCGGAGATATTTCCACCATCGATGAGGACGGGTACATCTGTCTGGTCGACCGCTCGAAGGACGTCATCAAGTCCGGCGGCGAATGGATTTCGTCGATTGATCTCGAGAATACCGCGGTCGGATGCCCCGGCGTAGCGATGGCGGCGGTGATCGCGCTTCCGCATCCGAAGTGGCAGGAACGGCCGCTGCTGGTCTGCGTGAAAAAGCCGGGCGCCGAGGTCGACAAGGCCGCCGTGCTGGCCTACCTCGACGGCAAGATTGCCAAATGGTGGACGCCGGATGACGTCGTGTTCGTCGATGCCTTGCCGATGACGGCCACCGGCAAGATCTACAAGCTCGGATTGCGGCAGAAATTCAAGGACTATCAGCTGCCGGGATGA
- a CDS encoding DUF1330 domain-containing protein, with the protein MTTYILAQLKFTNRAAYERYQARFMDVFRKFDGRLLAADEQPILLEGQSDREKVVLMSFSDETSARRFMDAPEYLEISKDRHAGADTVSWLVGGLG; encoded by the coding sequence ATGACCACCTACATCCTGGCGCAGTTGAAGTTCACCAACCGCGCCGCCTATGAGCGCTACCAGGCGCGCTTTATGGATGTGTTCCGCAAGTTCGACGGGCGTCTGCTCGCGGCGGATGAACAACCGATCCTCCTGGAGGGCCAGTCGGATCGGGAGAAGGTGGTGCTCATGTCGTTCTCGGACGAGACGTCAGCGCGCCGGTTCATGGACGCGCCTGAGTACCTGGAAATTTCGAAGGATCGCCACGCTGGCGCCGATACGGTGTCCTGGCTGGTGGGAGGTCTGGGCTAG